The window CGTTCCATGGATTTTTTGGTACTTTATAACAACTATATTTAAATGCTGGTTATGatataaatttaaactaaaaaaaaattatatcttgtTAAAATCATAAGGTTTCAGTAGGAGTAATGTACCTCGATAAAATTCACATTGTTCTTCTTGTCGGTTCCGGTGACAAAACGAGCAACCTCGGTCACTGGATTCCCGTTGCAGAGAACGTCCCACTTTTTTTACATACAAGCATATTAGTTTTCTTGTTAGTTACCAAAAAAGAACAATTAGAATGTGAAAATAACGACAAATATTATTCTTAAAATAAGCTGATTAAATATGGACTTTTGTGACAATTAACAAttctataatataattatattcttGCCTGGTGACGAATGTTCAGATTTCTGAGGAAATCGTATACTTGGGGAGGAGGGAGAGGGAGGCATAAAGATGAACCAGCGCAGAGAATGAGACCGGGCGGTTGACCAGCCTCGTTGTTTAACCGCATGGCAATCGTAACTCCGCTGCTGTTGGTTTCAGACTGTTGCGAGAAATCGagtttcttttccatttttatcATCCATGCAAAGTCCTTCAACATTCTTTCTCCCAATTTCATTACGCTCCTCCTGCCTTCTATTGTTTGCACAACTACAAAAGATGAAAACATGTTAAACTCTAGTAAACAGTAGTTTAAATACCAAAAGTCTTGAAACTAGCTAGCACTTGTGTTGTCTATATTAAATCCGCATGCatataataaactaatattttgtattgATCCTGTTAGGTAATTTTTGTACCTCCAGCGTAGTCATTGTTGGGGAAGTCGGATATGGAGGAGAGATACAGCCTCTCACACATCTTCTCAAGAGTAACGGTCCAACGTCGAGCTCCGTAGCCCAAACCGCCGTATAAGAAGAGGTCTCTGTAAAGCCGATGTGGTCGCGTTTTATCAGTTACTTCCACGTGCTCTATCCACGTCACCTGCccattttctttgttatttgttttgctttcaatcacacatatttttatgaaagtcattgtagatatatacatacactAATGACTTCTGTAGATGTCTAGATCAATAtggagaaattgaaaaatatgtgaaaagattatgtcaaaaaaaaattaaaagagaagagagctagatGAGAGACCTTAGAGCAACCATTGGGCAATGATTCAATGAGTACACCAGAGGGATGTTTGGTGCAAATCGGAGCCATAGACTCAAATGCAACGTTTGGGAGGTTACAGGACACGTCAGCTATCATCCAGACATTTTCTTCCATTTGTTGGCAACTTCTTAGGATTATAAACTCTCTCGGTGGCACCAATGGAGACAGTATGTGCATTTGCtcatatatctattttattttgagcAAATTGTAGAAAAGTCACTTTTTTACGTCCAATTTGGTTTCCACCAAGTGTTTATGTAAGCCTAAGAATTTTAAAACGaatgaaaatgttaaatatcATAAGATTCATAGAGATATACCACTCTCGCCAAGGTTTGTCTTCCGTTGTCCATTGAATCCAACACGCGGATATTTTTAGCTTCGTTGACAATTGTTGGAAAAAGCCTCGCCCATTTCTCCTGCAATATATTTGtgttaaaaatgtaattttgagaGGGACATACACATATATTACTGAGACGTattataaagataattaatttttcatatttacaatgttttattAATGCAAGAATTCTAAATTTTCCTAACAAAATTGAACAAATAAGAAGATTATATTGTAGTTTTTGGATAAATAaagtattaagaaaaataataattcattctTTGATGTTAATTAggttagaaataaaataacatgaAGTACGTACCGTATCTAAGAACATGTCAACCAAGATTCTTGCATCCGTTTGAACCACCACGACTTCCTTAGAAGACTCAGAACGACCACTTGGGCCCTTGAAATGGCTAATCTTCGCAAAACATTTCTCGTAGTTCGTTGGATCAATGACGAGCCTATCATCAATAGACGACTTCTTCCACAGTTCTTCCATTTGAATGAGATTCATAACCTCTGCCACCGCTTTCTCTGCTGTTTCAAACATCACCAGTTTCTCCATTTGAGATAGCGGAGGGAAATGCTGCAGTGGCATCTCTTTTCTCAGCTGATGTGGTTGGTTGATGCTGATGTTTCCACGAGCATATGGTCCTCTTAATGAGCATGAAGGCTGGGGAAGATGGTTAGAGGATGTTCCATACGAGGCACGACGATTATTGGAGGTTGATGGACCATGGGGATAGGTAAAGGCACCAACGCTAGGCATTGAGTGACCTCCTCGTTGAGCTAGGAAGTTTGAGAATCTTTCAAACTGATATTTACAATTTGATCAACAAAAGTATTAGTGACTAAATGTTTTCATTAGTGTTAGAAATTAGAATTCCATATAGCGACAAAGGAACtcatgaaagtttttttttttttaagtatttgcATAAATACACACCTCGCTTTTGAGAAAAGCATTTTCCGCACGCAGTTTTTGGATATTACGTTGTTTTTCCTCTCTACCAAAACCACGACCACCACATGGACCGCAAACCACATTCTTTAGTGCGTCTTCCATTGTTGCATTCTCACGTCTCATCCTCATGTTCTCTGCTCTAAGTACTGCGTTACTTTCTCTTTCATTGTGAGActagaaaaaaattcaattaatcTTAGTGTTTTATAGTTGAAAGTTAGGCAAATCTCATGCATCAATCTAATTTTTGAATAAACAATTAGTGTGTAAATTTCTTGtggtaaacaacaacaaaataacattaatgATGTAGAACAATATTTACAATTATGACTAGTAAATCATCATAAATaggtaaatttaaattaaatcctTTTGTATTCTATAGTAAACTCtagtataaaacaaacaatatgtAAGACCAAACAAATTACCTTGGCTtgggttcttttgttttgaaaccagaatttgatttgttttggtttcagatTCAGTTCTTCACCCAATTGACGTCTCTGCAAATCGTCTGGATGAGGACACTCCTTGAAATACcttcaatcaattttttttataaagattaacTATGAATTAAGAAgcttatttttcaaaaaaaaaaaaatagtgatataaattgataaaattatatgaagaTCTTACGCTTCGAGCCTTTGAATTTGTTGATTAGTGTGGCGATGGTAATTTCTCCTATCCTGATTGTTGTTGGTGTCCGTAGAATTACCCCGTTCATCACTTGAACTGTCATCACGACTAGAATCCATTGTTTGTTTATCCAAATGATAGCTAGAAAAGTATACAAAAGATATGAACAATGTAAAagctatttaaataaattacaaagaaaactaTATTAGGTAAACAATGTATAAAGATTTCTTTTGTGCGTCACTagtttaaacaaattatattacatttttttttttgaacaaagaaatGGAAGcctcaaaaggaaacaaaaccaTTAATGAAAGAAATCTCAATTACAGATTTTCAACTTTTGGGGGAACGTTACTTCAAAaggtaatttataatttatgttttctatttatttcaataataataaaaaaagagaattgtTTTATGTAGTGTTTGGATTTTAGATTTATATCCATCCAAGTTTTATTTAGCGTACATCATTAATGGTTGTAAATCTGtaatatgataaaaatatttttttttcactaaaaatatagtaaaagatAACTAAAGATACATTTTgctgagaaaaaaaagataactaaaGATACATTTTAACATTCAATGTATTAAATCACTTAGGTATCATTTTATTAGCATCgcaaattaaaagcaaaacaaaatctctttgtaaaatagGTCACATATGTCATTaagtaaaattgtatttttcaaattaaacgAACTATGAAAGTTAAAATTTTTCCATATTTTCCTCTCATTTTTGGTTGATGGTCCACTaaatcaaagaaagacaaaaaaaaaaaactgaattaccTCATGCTTATGTGAACAACAgctttttctgcatatattatTCGAGTTTgcaaaaacacaatatattcAGATATTTTAAAAGTGATCTTAAAAAGATAATGACAAAATAGAGATTATTTAGTTAATGTCCGGTCTATTGTGGTCCaatggttattaaaaaaaaaatgatgacatCATGTTTACATAAGTTTTCTCACACAATAATTGACAAAATAacgtttattttgttatattattacAAGTAtgtaatttctaaaattaaatctCATTTACAAGATACAAAAAAGTATTTAGATAGccttcttaattaataattcCTAAATACATGAAAAATTCAAGCcattattattatgaatatatCAACCAGTTCATATTATGAAGATAAATAGTAAAACTTCTATTTATTATGAGTGTTAACTTTTAggatttgttattaaaattaattcaaTAAGAGAAAGACATATtggtaacaaaaaaatcttacatattatattttgatatgtatagaaatatatcattttcatgtatggaataaaaataaatatatatatatatatatatatatatataaaaccctTCAAATTTATTTACTAGTATGTCTAGCTGAAATTTGGTATCATTTGTTTTAGGATGATTTTCTTCCTACAAATAGGAGTGTAACATTAGAGTGACACGTGGTTTTGTTACATAGCCATAGTCACAAGAATTTATTGTGATACATGTTAAAGTAACATCTATATTAAACAAGCGATTactatgtatattattatttttaaagtacattttATGTTATgccttttaaattttagttatttaatttgttttattta is drawn from Camelina sativa cultivar DH55 chromosome 8, Cs, whole genome shotgun sequence and contains these coding sequences:
- the LOC104706022 gene encoding homeobox-leucine zipper protein HDG9-like, whose protein sequence is MDSSRDDSSSDERGNSTDTNNNQDRRNYHRHTNQQIQRLEAYFKECPHPDDLQRRQLGEELNLKPKQIKFWFQNKRTQAKSHNERESNAVLRAENMRMRRENATMEDALKNVVCGPCGGRGFGREEKQRNIQKLRAENAFLKSEFERFSNFLAQRGGHSMPSVGAFTYPHGPSTSNNRRASYGTSSNHLPQPSCSLRGPYARGNISINQPHQLRKEMPLQHFPPLSQMEKLVMFETAEKAVAEVMNLIQMEELWKKSSIDDRLVIDPTNYEKCFAKISHFKGPSGRSESSKEVVVVQTDARILVDMFLDTEKWARLFPTIVNEAKNIRVLDSMDNGRQTLARVIYEQMHILSPLVPPREFIILRSCQQMEENVWMIADVSCNLPNVAFESMAPICTKHPSGVLIESLPNGCSKVTWIEHVEVTDKTRPHRLYRDLFLYGGLGYGARRWTVTLEKMCERLYLSSISDFPNNDYAGVVQTIEGRRSVMKLGERMLKDFAWMIKMEKKLDFSQQSETNSSGVTIAMRLNNEAGQPPGLILCAGSSLCLPLPPPQVYDFLRNLNIRHQWDVLCNGNPVTEVARFVTGTDKKNNVNFIETSSGGDNNSNLMILQDGSIDALGGMVVYAPMGLETAAIASAGQVDPSTIPILPSGFIISRDGRPSSAEDPDGGSSTLLTVAFQILVCDPNHSAAFNVEESAATVNNVISSTVQRIKAMLNCD